The genomic interval TACGGGCGGGGGCAACCAAGATCCAACTCCGCCTACAGCTCCAACGAATCTTGCCTCGCCAGGAAAAACCGCTAATTCAGTCACATTAACTTGGAATGCTGCAACAGACAACATTGCTGTAACTGGTTACGATATTTACCGCGGCACTACAAAAGTTGGTTCCACAAACGCCTCCACATTAACTTACACCGATACTGGCTTGCAGCCTGACACTTCGTATATCTACTCTGTATCCTCAAAAGACAGCTCCAGCAACACAACAGCAAGTACGGCCATCACCGTAAAAACCTCTCTTGCCGAACTAAATGTCGGACAAAGCCGCGTTCTAACCGATGAACAAATTACAGCACAATGGGGCGGAATTGATCCTCAATATTCACCAGCAAACGCAGCGGCAGCCGTACAAGCCGCACTGCCAAAAACAGAATATGAAGCACTGTTCCCGATGCGTATTGGTACACCTGCATGGCACACTTTCGCTGCTAGCAAAACGTATTATAAACCTGGTCAAGTCGACTATTATTCTTATGACAACCTAATCGCTGCAGTAACAGACGTTGCAAACATTAAGTACAAGCTTGAATACCGCCAAGGTGCTACATGGAACAACCGTGTATTCCGCTTGAACAAAACAACGAAAACAGAAACACTCATTTCTCAAAATGCAGATTTCAACGCTTCATGGAATTTGACCGTACCAGTCATCTCTAAAACGGTTGATTTTGGCACATTTATTAAAGAAGGTTCCGCTGTAAACCGCAAGCGCGAGCTGGCAGCTTTCCTCGCCAATATTGCGCATGAAACAGGCGGAGGCTGGGCGACAGCACCTGGCGGCGAGCTGAGCTGGGGACTATTTTGGAATGAAGAAGTCTCTTATATTAATTCCACAAACACAGGGTACATTCAAAGCCATGCCGAATTCCCTCCAGTTCCAGGCAAGTCGTATCACGGACGTGGACCGATTCAGCTTAGCTGGAACTACAAT from Paenibacillus sp. FSL K6-3182 carries:
- a CDS encoding glycoside hydrolase family 19 protein; the protein is MKRKLISRKLIRISVIVLSTLLLLAQLEAVSKTVSANAAQQQAALTASPWVSTQVYLTGDEVSYNNNNYRAKWWTQGDVPGAGAPSSSPWLLLEPGTGGGNQDPTPPTAPTNLASPGKTANSVTLTWNAATDNIAVTGYDIYRGTTKVGSTNASTLTYTDTGLQPDTSYIYSVSSKDSSSNTTASTAITVKTSLAELNVGQSRVLTDEQITAQWGGIDPQYSPANAAAAVQAALPKTEYEALFPMRIGTPAWHTFAASKTYYKPGQVDYYSYDNLIAAVTDVANIKYKLEYRQGATWNNRVFRLNKTTKTETLISQNADFNASWNLTVPVISKTVDFGTFIKEGSAVNRKRELAAFLANIAHETGGGWATAPGGELSWGLFWNEEVSYINSTNTGYIQSHAEFPPVPGKSYHGRGPIQLSWNYNYGLISGIIYGTQNTLLQQPELIVNDGKLGFMTAILFWMTPQPPKPSAHDVMVGNWTPSASDIAKGLTPAGYGVTIMIINGNFEGNKDETDYRVGRRVGHYRDITTRMGISITGEKINTIGMSPF